The genome window TGCGCTTCTGGTGTGACAAGTATATGAGTGGAGTGCCACGCTTGGTGACTTCTTGGGCGCACGTGCTATTCGCGGTGCTATCCTAGTCTCACAACTAGCTCCTCAAGCGTTAATTCCCATCCTCCCGATGGTACTAAGATCTATTATAAAGACTTAACAGTAAGACTAACAAGTATGATGGAATCGGTTGTTTCCGTTGATTGGCTATTCAACTCTCTCGATGATCCCAACGTTGTCGTCATTGACTGTCGCTTCCAACTTTCTGACCCCAATTGGGGACGCCAGCAGTATGAAACCAGCCACATCCCAGGTGCATTTTACTTGGACTTGAATCAAGATTTATCGTCACCGGTACAAAAACATGGCGGACGCCATCCTCTTCCTAATTCAAACACCTTCGCCCAAAAATTAGCAAAGATGGGCATTCATTTTAACCAAACCTTAGTGGTCGCTTATGATGACTCCCGTTGTGCTTTTGCGGCACGGTTATGGTGGTTATTACGATACTTAGGGCATGATCAAGTTGCCGTCTTAGATGGCGGATGGAAGGTTTGGAAAAATGCCGGTTATCCCGTGAGTACAGAAATTCCTTCCTTAGCAGCGGGAAACTTTATCCCTCAGCCACGAGAACATTGGGTCGTCGATCGAGAAGGAGTGAAAGCGCGTCAAGCTGATGAGAAGGCAGTGATTATCGATTCTAGAGATCCGGATCGTTATCGTGGAGAAAGAGAACCCATTGATCCGGTGGCGGGACATATTCCAGGGGCATTGAATTTTCCTTGGAAAACGGTCACTGACGAACAAGGGAATTTGTATCATCCAGCCAAACAGCGACAACGTTGGTTAAATGGAGAGTCTTCTGTTGAAGAGAACCAGGAAAAAATTGTTTATTGTGGGTCTGGAGTGACAGCTTGTGTCAATTTATTATCCTTGCATTTAGCGCAACTTCCTCATGGTAAACTCTATTCTGGAAGTTGGAGTGACTGGTGTTCATATTTATAAGGAGGGAACGCAGTTTAGAAAGTGTAGAAAAGGTTAGTTTCCTTTCATCTATATTTGTATAAAGCTGGTATGGTTACAGAATAATGAATGAATAAAAAGCGGTGAAGTTTGAATATGATCTAGCTAAGAGCGAGAGCAATCAGTTTAAGCATGGAATTAACTTTGAACAAGCACAGCAACTATGGTTAGATCCCCGACGAGTTGAGATTCAAGCCAAGTCAATGATCGAACTTAGATTTATGGTAATCGGTAAAATTGAAGGTAGATGTTGGTCTGCAATTGTTACCTATCGTGAGCAAACTGTTCGCATCATTTCTGTAAGGAGATCGCGCAAAGAAGAGGTGGGGTTATATGAATCCTGAAGAATTAGAGAGAAAATTTGATGCCGGTGAAGATGTCTTAGAGTATTTTGATTTATCTACCCTCAAACGTCCTGGGTTAGAAGTTAAGAGGGTCAATGTTGATTTTCCTCAATGGATGATAGATGCACTAGATAGAGAAGCGCAACGGCTTGGGATTCATCGACAGGCAGTCATCAAAACTTGGATCGCGCAGCACTTAGATCAACAAGTCGAAAAAGTTACTAAATAAGGCAAGGAAAATTTTTACCAAAAATCGTTTTCTTCTTATTTCGCTTTGATTTCAACATTGAGCGCGGTTTGATTTTCACATCGCCAA of Cyanobacteria bacterium GSL.Bin1 contains these proteins:
- a CDS encoding sulfurtransferase is translated as MESVVSVDWLFNSLDDPNVVVIDCRFQLSDPNWGRQQYETSHIPGAFYLDLNQDLSSPVQKHGGRHPLPNSNTFAQKLAKMGIHFNQTLVVAYDDSRCAFAARLWWLLRYLGHDQVAVLDGGWKVWKNAGYPVSTEIPSLAAGNFIPQPREHWVVDREGVKARQADEKAVIIDSRDPDRYRGEREPIDPVAGHIPGALNFPWKTVTDEQGNLYHPAKQRQRWLNGESSVEENQEKIVYCGSGVTACVNLLSLHLAQLPHGKLYSGSWSDWCSYL
- a CDS encoding BrnT family toxin — its product is MKFEYDLAKSESNQFKHGINFEQAQQLWLDPRRVEIQAKSMIELRFMVIGKIEGRCWSAIVTYREQTVRIISVRRSRKEEVGLYES
- a CDS encoding CopG family transcriptional regulator, with protein sequence MNPEELERKFDAGEDVLEYFDLSTLKRPGLEVKRVNVDFPQWMIDALDREAQRLGIHRQAVIKTWIAQHLDQQVEKVTK